From the Brassica napus cultivar Da-Ae chromosome A8, Da-Ae, whole genome shotgun sequence genome, one window contains:
- the LOC106360714 gene encoding SNF2 domain-containing protein CLASSY 1-like, with amino-acid sequence MKRKRYYQLNHTFDPCPFEVFCSGTWKAVEYLRVESGSMTMRLFENGHVLDDVKPFQKLRLRSRKATTIDCTTFLRHGVDVCVLYQKDEVTPEDDLEPVWVDAKIVSIERKPHEPECLCEFHVSIYIDQGCISSEKHRMNRASVLMGLDQISILQKFPKEQSLDRFYRWRCSEDSASLVKTRLTLGKFMPDLSWLLVTSVLKNTVFHIKTIQNKMVYLIMTDEESSSSSCLSAMNITVEDGVYLSKVVTFNPDEDDTTLALDYVHVEEEESEEEEEVMELRRSKRRNMRPDRYGFSGVQPDSKDGWVRLMPYKYSTWTDDEEGDDEDSNDDGDSDDDLYLPLSHFFGKESNTKGFSKRKESEIVLVDKTARKKKMKMKKRDGSGGSRELSVIPFTPVFDPIPLEQFGFNANSLCSGGFSGSNLIDEMDRYRSKPSKYGKKKMLSEMDEMESDLGWIDNMSKSSVQKRAGSHSRIRSGYGKTGHSDEPQIFKRRTLSAGAYNKLIESYMSNIDSTIAAKKETNSVVEQWEALKNPTSTTVEDEDGSSEDDDSEGETSENEMLWREMELCMASSYILDDNELRVDNEAFQKATSGCEHDYELNEEIGMCCKLCGHVGSEIRDVSAPFARQKKWTTEAKHINEEDIDTNVKQDGDERRSFTMPVATLEVPSPEESENVWSLIPQLRRKLHMHQKKAFEFLWRNLAGSVVPSMMDPSSDKIGGCVVSHTPGAGKTFLIIAFLASYLKIFPGKRPLVLAPKTTLYTWYKEFIKWEIPVPVHLIHGRRTYCVAKENKIQFKGIPKPSQDVSHVIDCLDKIQKWHAQPSVLVMGYTSFLTLMREDSKFAHRKYMAKVLRESPGLLVLDEGHNPRSTKSRLRKALMKVDTDLRVLLSGTLFQNNFCEYFNTLCLARPKFIHEVLMELDEKFNTNQTVQKAPHLIENRARKFFLDIIAKKIDTKVGDERLQGLNMLRNMTSGFIDNYEGSGSGDVLPGLQIYTLLMNSTDLQHKTLTKLQTVMSTYHGYPLELELLITLAAIHPWLVKTSTCCAKFFNPEELFEIEKLKHDAKKGSKVMFVLNLVFRVVKREKILIFCHNIAPIRLFLELFENVFRWKRGREILTLTGDLELFDRGRVIDKFEEHGGPSRVLLASITACAEGISLTAASRVIMLDSEWNPSKTKQAIARAFRPGQQKVVYVYQLLSRGTLEEDKYRRTTWKEWVSSMIFSEEFVEDPSQWQAEKIEDDVLREIVEEDKVKSFHMIMKNEKASTG; translated from the exons ATGAAGAGAAAGCGTTACTATCAGTTGAACCATACGTTTGATCCATGTC CTTTCGAGGTGTTCTGTTCAGGGACATGGAAGGCAGTGGAGTACTTAAGAGTCGAGAGTGGATCGATGACCATGCGACTTTTTGAGAACGGGCATGTACTGGATGATGTAAAACCTTTCCAAAAGCTTCGTCTTAGATCAAGAAAGGCCACTACTATCGACTGCACCACTTTTCTACGGCACGGTGTTGATGTTTGTGTTCTCTATCAGAAAGATGAAGTGACTCCAGAGGATGACTTGGAGCCG GTATGGGTTGATGCAAAGATTGTATCCATAGAGAGGAAGCCTCATGAACCTGAGTGCTTGTGTGAGTTCCACGTCAGCATCTATATAGACCAAGGCTGCATCAGTTCGGAGAAGCATAGGATGAACAGAGCTTCTGTGCTCATGGGACTGGACCAAATCTCCATTCTCCAAAAGTTTCCAAAGGAACAAAGCTTGGACCGGTTCTACAGATGGAGATGCTCCGAGGACAGTGCATCACTAGTGAAAACAAGGCTTACACTCGGCAAATTCATGCCTGATCTTTCTTGGCTTCTTGTTACATCAGTCTTGAAAAACACTGTGTTCCATATCAAAACTATCCAAAACAAGATGGTGTATCTGATTATGACGGATGAAGAGTCTAGTAGTAGTTCTTGTTTGAGTGCAATGAATATCACGGTGGAAGATGGAGTTTACTTGTCAAAGGTGGTTACATTCAATCCAGATGAGGATGATACTACTCTTGCTCTGGATTATGTTCATGTAGAGGAGGAGGAAagtgaagaggaggaggaggtgatGGAGCTGCGACGATCCAAGAGAAGAAACATGAGGCCTGATAGATATGGTTTCTCTGGGGTTCAGCCAGATTCAAAGGATGGATGGGTAAGGCTTATGCCATATAAGTACAGCACATGGACTGACGACGAAGAAGGTGATGATGAAGATAGTAATGATGATGGAGATTCAGATGATGATTTGTACTTACCCTTATCACACTTCTTTGGgaaagagagcaacacaaaggGATTCAGTAAACGTAAGGAAAGTGAGATTGTTTTGGTAGACAAAAcagcgaggaagaagaagatgaagatgaagaaaagaGATGGAAGTGGTGGAAGCCGCGAGCTCTCAGTTATCCCCTTCACTCCTGTGTTTGACCCTATACCATTGGAACAGTTTGGTTTCAATGCAAACAGTTTATGTAGTGGTGGATTCTCTGGAAGCAATTTGATAGATGAGATGGATCGGTATCGTAGTAAGCCTTCTAAATACGGTAAGAAGAAGATGTTGTCGGAAATGGATGAGATGGAATCTGACTTGGGTTGGATTGACAACATGAGCAAGTCCTCGGTCCAAAAAAGAGCAGGATCACACTCCCGGATAAGGTCCGGTTATGGGAAAACCGGACATTCTGATGAACCGCAGATATTTAAGAGGAGAACATTGAGCGCAGGTGCTTATAACAAGCTGATAGAATCATACATGAGTAATATTGACTCCACAATTGCAGCCAAGAAGGAAACAAACAGTGTTGTTGAGCAATGGGAAGCGTTAAAGAACCCCACAAGCACTACAGTGGAAGATGAAGACGGGTCGAGTGAGGATGATGATAGTGAGGGAGAGACGTCAGAGAATGAGATGTTGTGGAGGGAGATGGAACTATGTATGGCTTCTTCTTACATTCTTGATGACAATGAG tTGAGAGTGGATAATGAGGCGTTCCAGAAAGCGACAAGTGGTTGTGAACATGATTATGAACTGAATGAAGAAATTGGAATGTGTTGCAAATTATGTGGTCATGTAGGATCGGAGATAAGAGATGTTTCTGCACCTTTT GCGCGACAAAAGAAATGGACCACAGAGGCTAAGCATATCAACGAAGAAGACATTGACACTAATGTGAAACAAGACGGAGATGAGAGACGCAGTTTCACTATGCCTGTGGCTACCTTAGAGGTTCCTTCACCTGAAGAAAGCGAGAACGTTTGGTCACTAATACCACAGCTTAGGAGAAAACTTCACATGCACCAGAAGAAAGCTTTTGAGTTTCTCTGGAGAAACCTAGCTGGGTCGGTAGTTCCATCCATGATGGATCCGAGTTCAGATAAGATAGGTGGCTGCGTGGTTTCTCATACCCCAGGAGCTGGCAAAACATTTCTCATCATAGCTTTTCTCGCAAGCTACTTGAAGATATTCCCTGGGAAGAGGCCTTTGGTTCTTGCTCCCAAAACAACTTTGTACACATGGTACAAGGAGTTCATCAAATGGGAGATTCCAGTTCCCGTTCACTTGATCCATGGCCGTAGAACCTACTGTGTAGCCAAAGAGAACAAGATTCAGTTCAAGGGGATTCCAAAACCGAGCCAAGATGTTAGTCATGTTATCGACTGTTTGGACAAGATTCAGAAGTGGCATGCTCAGCCTAGTGTTCTTGTAATGGGTTACACTTCGTTTCTAACATTAATGAGAGAAGATTCCAAGTTTGCTCACAGGAAGTACATGGCTAAGGTACTGAGAGAATCTCCGGGGCTTCTGGTTCTAGACGAGGGACACAATCCGAGGAGTACCAAGTCGAGATTGCGCAAGGCTTTGATGAAAGTTGACACTGACTTGAGGGTTCTGCTGTCTGGTACATTGTTTCAGAACAACTTCTGTGAGTACTTCAACACTTTGTGCTTGGCTAGACCCAAGTTTATTCATGAGGTTCTAATGGAGTTGGACGAGAAGTTCAATACCAACCAAACTGTTCAAAAGGCGCCTCACTTGATTGAAAACAGAGCCAGGAAGTTCTTCCTTGACATTATAGCCAAGAAGATTGACACAAAAGTTGGAGACGAGCGGTTGCAAGGTCTTaacatgttgaggaacatgaccagCGGTTTCATTGATAACTATGAAGGAAGTGGAAGCGGTGATGTTCTTCCTGGTTTGCAGATCTACACGTTGTTGATGAACTCCACAGATTTACAGCACAAGACTCTTACAAAACTTCAGACGGTGATGTCGACTTACCATGGTTATCCCCTGGAACTGGAGCTTCTCATAACCTTAGCAGCTATCCATCCTTGGCTGGTTAAAACCTCCACGTGTTGCGCCAAGTTCTTCAACCCTGAGGAGCTTTTCGAGATCGAGAAGCTCAAGCATGACGCCAAGAAAGGATCCAAAGTCATGTTTGTGCTCAATCTCGTGTTTAGGGTGGTCAAGAGGGAGAAAATTCTCATCTTCTGCCACAACATTGCGCCGATCCGCCTGTTTCTTGAGCTGTTTGAGAATGTGTTCAGGTggaagagagggagagagatccTTACCTTAACAGGGGATCTTGAGCTGTTTGACAGAGGCAGAGTGATAGACAAATTCGAAGAGCATGGAGGTCCTTCTCGTGTTCTGCTGGCTTCCATCACAGCCTGTGCAGAAGGGATCAGTCTAACTGCTGCTTCGAGGGTGATCATGCTTGACTCGGAGTGGAATCCTTCCAAGACAAAGCAAGCAATAGCACGCGCGTTCAGACCAGGACAGCAGAAAGTGGTGTACGTTTACCAGCTCTTGTCCAGAGGAACACTTGAGGAAGACAAATACAGGAGGACGACGTGGAAAGAGTGGGTCTCAAGTATGATTTTCAGCGAAGAATTTGTAGAGGACCCGTCACAGTGGCAAGCTGAAAAGATTGAAGACGATGTTCTCAGAGAGATCGTAGAGGAAGACAAAGTCAAATCCTTCCATATGATCATGAAGAACGAGAAAGCTTCAActggttga